In Prunus dulcis chromosome 1, ALMONDv2, whole genome shotgun sequence, the following are encoded in one genomic region:
- the LOC117615191 gene encoding peptidyl-prolyl cis-trans isomerase CYP23-like: MKGTFWGEMLNRRSALIGFISCFCFSSTFLSGSIVAASPHDPLLGSARVVFQTNYGDIEFGFYPSVAPKTVEHIYKLVRLGGYNTNHFFRVEKGFVAQVADVASGRLAPMNEEQRREAEKTVIGEFSQVKHVRGILSMGRYEDPNSAASSFSMLLGDSPHLDGQYAIFGKVTKGDETLKALEELPTRREGIFVMPTERITILSSYYYDTEMESCEHERSIMKRRLAASAIEIERQRMKCFP; the protein is encoded by the exons ATGAAGGGCACATTTTGGGGGGAAATGTTGAACCGTAGATCAGCATTGATCGGATTCATCagttgcttttgtttttcttccacATTTCTCAGTGGTAGTATTGTTGCTGCTTCACCTCACGACCCATTACTCGGATCCGCTCGCGTTGTTTTTCAG ACCAATTATGGAGACATCGAATTCGGGTTCTACCCGAGCGTCGCCCCCAAAACCGTTGAGCACATCTACAAGCTGGTTCGTCTCGGAGGCTATAACACCAACCACTTCTTTAGGGTTGAGAAGGGCTTCGTTGCCCAAGTGGCTGACGTGGCCAGTGGAAGATTGGCTCCCATGAACGAggagcagagaagagaagcTGAGAAGACGGTGATCGGTGAGTTCAGTCAAGTTAAGCACGTCAGGGGCATTCTCTCAATGGGAAG ATATGAAGACCCAAATAGTGCCGCATCCTCTTTCTCAATGCTTCTTGGAGATTCCCCTCATCTTGATGGTCAG TATGCAATATTTGGGAAAGTTACTAAGGGTGATGAGACCTTGAAAGCGCTTGAGGAACTCCCTACTCGCCGCGAGGGGATTTTTGTGATG CCTACTGAGCGCATTACAATTCTGTCATCATACTACTATG ATACCGAGATGGAGAGTTGTGAACATGAGAGGTCAATTATGAAGCGGAGGCTCGCTGCATCTGctattgaaattgaaagacaG AGAATGAAATGCTTCCCATGA